Proteins encoded by one window of Bradyrhizobium sp. B097:
- a CDS encoding nuclear transport factor 2 family protein produces the protein MTQHSHTAETEVRTIIEAWADAVRRHDYAGVLAHHDQDIVMFDVPPPFQSRGLDEYRKTWDLFFGCQRPSYAFNIEDIAITAGDDVAFAVAVMRCGAPDATFQFRLTIGLRKIDGSWRITHEHHSVPATD, from the coding sequence ATGACACAGCACAGCCACACGGCAGAAACCGAAGTCAGAACAATCATCGAAGCCTGGGCGGACGCCGTCCGCAGGCACGACTATGCGGGCGTTCTCGCCCATCACGATCAGGACATCGTGATGTTCGACGTGCCGCCGCCGTTCCAGTCACGCGGACTTGATGAATACAGGAAGACCTGGGATCTGTTCTTCGGCTGTCAGCGTCCGTCCTACGCCTTCAATATCGAGGACATCGCGATCACGGCCGGCGACGACGTGGCCTTCGCCGTCGCCGTGATGCGGTGCGGCGCGCCCGACGCCACGTTCCAGTTCCGCCTGACGATCGGGCTACGCAAGATCGACGGCAGCTGGCGGATCACGCACGAGCACCATTCGGTGCCGGCGACGGATTAG
- a CDS encoding TCR/Tet family MFS transporter translates to MSGEAANGRTDAPQARGAAVIFIFVTILLDTLALGVVIPILPKLIESFVNNDTANAARIFGLFGTIWALMQFFCSPILGALSDRFGRRPVVLLSNFGLVADYVVMALAPTLGWLFIGRMISGITSASISTAFAYITDVTAPEQRAAVFGKIGVAFGAGFILGPALGGLLGQFDPRLPFWVAAGLSLANGLYGLLILPESLPVARRSPFRWRSANPLGALHLLRSNRVLAGLSLTTFFAQLAHVVLPSVFVLYATYRYGWNTGTVGATLALVGVCAMIVQGAAIGPIVKRFGERNTLFLGLGFGAAGFFIFGAAPTGPAFWIGIPVMALWGVAGAATQALTTQLVAPDQQGQLQGATSSVQSVSQLIGPFLFTLTFAYFIGDNVPVKLPGAPFYLAGALLLLALAIAWRATAKRA, encoded by the coding sequence GTGAGCGGAGAGGCGGCGAACGGCAGAACTGACGCGCCACAGGCACGCGGTGCCGCCGTCATCTTCATCTTCGTCACCATCCTGCTCGATACGCTCGCGCTCGGCGTGGTGATCCCGATCCTGCCGAAGCTGATCGAGAGTTTCGTCAACAACGACACTGCGAACGCTGCGCGCATCTTCGGACTGTTCGGCACGATCTGGGCGTTGATGCAGTTCTTCTGCTCGCCGATCCTGGGCGCGTTGTCCGATCGTTTCGGCCGCCGGCCCGTTGTGTTGCTGTCGAACTTCGGGCTTGTCGCCGACTATGTCGTGATGGCGCTCGCCCCGACGCTGGGTTGGCTGTTCATCGGCCGGATGATCTCGGGCATCACTTCGGCAAGTATTTCGACCGCGTTCGCTTACATCACGGACGTCACCGCGCCGGAGCAGCGCGCCGCGGTGTTCGGCAAGATCGGCGTCGCCTTCGGTGCCGGATTCATCCTCGGGCCGGCGCTGGGCGGCTTGCTCGGCCAATTCGATCCACGGCTGCCATTCTGGGTGGCGGCCGGCCTCAGCCTTGCCAACGGCCTTTATGGCCTGCTGATCCTGCCGGAGTCGCTGCCCGTGGCGCGTCGTTCGCCGTTCCGCTGGCGGAGCGCCAATCCTCTCGGCGCATTGCACTTGCTGCGCTCGAACCGCGTGCTCGCCGGGCTGTCGCTGACGACTTTCTTCGCCCAGCTTGCCCATGTCGTGCTGCCTTCCGTCTTCGTGCTCTATGCGACCTATCGCTACGGCTGGAACACCGGCACCGTCGGCGCGACACTGGCGCTGGTCGGCGTCTGCGCCATGATCGTGCAGGGCGCGGCGATCGGCCCGATCGTCAAGCGCTTTGGCGAGCGCAACACGCTGTTCCTCGGGCTCGGCTTTGGCGCGGCCGGCTTCTTCATCTTCGGTGCGGCACCGACCGGGCCGGCGTTCTGGATCGGCATTCCCGTGATGGCGTTGTGGGGCGTCGCGGGCGCCGCGACGCAGGCGCTGACCACGCAGCTCGTGGCGCCGGATCAGCAGGGCCAGCTGCAGGGCGCGACATCAAGCGTGCAGAGCGTCTCGCAGCTGATCGGCCCATTCCTGTTCACGCTGACGTTTGCCTATTTCATCGGCGACAACGTGCCGGTGAAGCTGCCCGGTGCGCCGTTCTATCTGGCCGGCGCGCTGCTGCTGCTCGCGCTTGCCATCGCCTGGCGCGCAACGGCGAAGAGAGCGTAG
- the der gene encoding ribosome biogenesis GTPase Der, producing the protein MSFTIAIIGRPNVGKSTLFNRLVGQKLALVDDEPGVTRDRREGQARLYDLDFTIIDTAGLDEGAKGSLTARMQEQTETAIALADALMFVIDARVGLTPTDRAFADFARKANKPVVLVANKAEGKHGEIGAMESYALGLGDPVQISAEHGEGMGDLHEALSALVPATPEEDDDVEDDEDISEEEAAQRPIRVAIVGRPNAGKSTLINHLLGEERLLTSPEAGTTRDSIAVEITWQGRQFRVFDTAGLRRRSRIEEKLEKLSVADALRAVRFAEVVVMMMDSQNKFEEQDLRIADLIEREGRAIVLAVNKWDLVERKPNQISQLRIDADHWLPQVKGAPIVAVSGLMGEGIDRLMIAIQEAYAVWNRRLPTAGLNRWFEQAIQASPPPAVSGRRLKLNYITQVKARPPSFVLFCSRADAIPRSYLRYLTNSLRETFDLPGTPIRITLREKANPFAHKRKRPS; encoded by the coding sequence ATGTCTTTTACCATCGCCATTATCGGCCGGCCCAATGTCGGAAAGTCGACGCTGTTCAACCGGCTGGTCGGCCAGAAGCTCGCGCTGGTCGACGACGAGCCCGGCGTGACCCGTGATCGCCGCGAGGGCCAGGCGCGGCTCTACGATCTCGACTTCACCATCATCGACACCGCGGGGCTCGATGAGGGCGCCAAGGGCTCGCTGACGGCGCGGATGCAGGAGCAGACCGAAACCGCGATCGCGCTCGCCGACGCCCTGATGTTCGTGATCGACGCCCGCGTCGGCCTGACGCCGACCGATCGCGCCTTCGCCGACTTCGCCCGCAAGGCCAACAAGCCGGTGGTGCTGGTCGCCAACAAGGCCGAGGGCAAGCATGGCGAGATCGGCGCGATGGAATCCTACGCGCTCGGCCTCGGCGATCCCGTGCAGATCTCGGCCGAGCATGGCGAGGGCATGGGCGACCTCCATGAGGCGCTGAGCGCGCTGGTGCCCGCGACACCAGAGGAAGACGACGACGTCGAGGACGACGAGGACATTTCGGAGGAGGAGGCCGCGCAGCGCCCGATCCGCGTCGCCATCGTCGGCCGGCCCAACGCCGGCAAGTCGACGCTGATCAATCATCTGCTCGGCGAGGAGCGGCTGCTGACCAGCCCCGAGGCCGGCACCACGCGCGATTCCATCGCGGTCGAGATCACCTGGCAGGGCCGCCAGTTCCGCGTGTTCGATACCGCCGGCCTGCGCCGCCGCTCGCGGATCGAGGAGAAGCTGGAAAAGCTCTCGGTCGCCGACGCGTTGCGCGCGGTGCGCTTCGCCGAAGTCGTCGTGATGATGATGGACTCGCAGAACAAGTTCGAGGAGCAGGATCTGCGGATCGCCGACCTGATCGAGCGCGAAGGCCGTGCCATCGTGCTCGCGGTCAACAAATGGGACCTCGTCGAGCGCAAGCCCAACCAGATCTCGCAGCTGCGCATCGATGCCGACCACTGGCTGCCGCAGGTCAAGGGCGCGCCGATCGTCGCCGTCTCCGGCCTGATGGGCGAGGGCATCGACCGCCTGATGATTGCGATCCAGGAAGCCTATGCGGTCTGGAACCGGCGCTTGCCGACCGCGGGGCTCAATCGCTGGTTCGAGCAGGCGATCCAGGCGAGCCCGCCGCCGGCCGTCTCGGGCCGCCGGCTGAAGCTGAACTACATCACGCAAGTGAAGGCGCGTCCGCCGAGCTTCGTGCTGTTCTGCTCGCGCGCCGATGCGATCCCGAGATCCTATCTGCGTTATCTCACCAACTCGCTGCGCGAGACCTTCGATCTGCCGGGCACGCCGATTCGGATCACGCTGCGCGAGAAGGCCAATCCGTTCGCCCACAAGCGCAAACGGCCGTCGTGA
- a CDS encoding tetratricopeptide repeat protein produces MSELFDEVDEEVRRDQLKKLWDKYSLFIIALAILVVAGVGGWRGYQYLEGKKAAEAGAAFDRAVELSDQNKHAEAEAAFADLITKAPSGYRNLARLRMAAEVATRDQPAAAKLYDEIAADRSVGGPDQDLARIRAAQMVIDTTTYPNMVQRLEATATSKDSTFRHSARELLALSAWRANDATAARKWLDQIANDGETPPSLRSRAEALQALLPPVAKS; encoded by the coding sequence GTGTCTGAATTATTTGACGAAGTCGACGAGGAAGTCCGTCGCGATCAGCTCAAGAAGCTGTGGGACAAGTACTCGCTTTTCATCATCGCGCTGGCGATCCTGGTGGTCGCGGGCGTCGGTGGCTGGCGTGGCTACCAATATCTCGAGGGCAAGAAGGCCGCCGAGGCCGGTGCGGCGTTCGACCGCGCCGTCGAATTGTCGGACCAGAACAAGCATGCCGAGGCCGAGGCCGCGTTTGCCGACCTGATCACCAAGGCGCCGTCCGGCTACCGCAATCTGGCGCGGCTGCGCATGGCCGCCGAGGTCGCGACCCGCGATCAGCCGGCCGCTGCGAAACTCTATGACGAGATCGCGGCCGACCGCAGCGTCGGCGGCCCCGACCAGGATCTGGCGCGGATCCGTGCCGCGCAGATGGTGATAGACACCACGACCTATCCGAACATGGTGCAGCGGCTGGAAGCGACGGCGACGTCGAAGGACTCGACGTTCCGCCACTCCGCCCGCGAGCTGCTGGCGCTGTCGGCTTGGCGCGCCAACGATGCCACCGCCGCGCGGAAGTGGCTCGACCAGATTGCCAATGACGGCGAGACGCCGCCGAGCCTGCGGTCGCGCGCCGAAGCGCTGCAGGCACTGTTGCCGCCGGTCGCGAAGAGCTGA
- a CDS encoding class I adenylate-forming enzyme family protein: MDWSQHALPPMRLEPRFGDRVVPAFAERPASLWAMIADAVAQNGDGEALVCGATRLNWREVAEQSAKVAAGFAKLDLVPGDRVGILLGNRIEFVLTMFAAAHAGLVTVLLSTRQQKPEIAYVLNDCGAKLLVHEVTLADRIPDAADIPGLAHRITVSDDSASQFAALRDNAPAPAPAEVREEDTAMILYTSGTTGRPKGAMLAHCNIIHSSMVFASCLKLTKADRSIAAVPLAHVTGAVANITTMARCAGALIIMPEFKASEYLKVAARERVSYTVMVPAMYNLCLMQPDFDSYDLSSWRIGGFGGAPMPVATIEKLDAKIPGLKLANCYGATETTSPSTLMPGELTATHIDSVGLPCPGAEIVVMGTDGGEVPRGAIGELWIRSASVIKGYWNNPKATAESFTAGFWHSGDLGSVDADNFVRVFDRQKDMINRGGLKIYSAEVESVLSGHPAVVESAIIAKPCPVLGERVHAVIVTRSEVNAESLRAWCAERLSDYKVPETMALTSEPLPRNANGKVIKRQLRESLSAS; the protein is encoded by the coding sequence ATGGACTGGTCGCAACACGCATTGCCGCCGATGCGGCTCGAGCCGCGCTTCGGCGACCGCGTCGTGCCTGCCTTCGCCGAGCGGCCGGCCAGCCTGTGGGCGATGATCGCGGATGCCGTCGCGCAGAATGGCGACGGCGAGGCGCTGGTCTGCGGCGCGACGCGCCTGAACTGGCGCGAGGTCGCCGAGCAATCCGCGAAGGTCGCAGCGGGCTTTGCAAAGCTCGACCTCGTCCCCGGCGACCGCGTCGGGATCCTGCTCGGCAACCGCATCGAGTTCGTGCTGACGATGTTCGCCGCCGCCCATGCCGGCCTCGTCACGGTGCTGCTCTCGACGCGCCAGCAGAAGCCCGAGATCGCCTATGTGCTGAACGATTGCGGCGCGAAGCTGCTGGTGCACGAGGTCACGCTGGCCGACCGCATCCCTGATGCCGCCGATATTCCCGGCCTCGCGCATCGCATCACCGTCAGCGACGACAGCGCGTCGCAATTCGCCGCCTTGCGCGACAATGCTCCCGCGCCGGCGCCCGCGGAGGTGAGGGAAGAGGACACCGCGATGATCCTCTACACCTCGGGCACCACCGGCCGGCCGAAAGGCGCGATGCTCGCCCATTGCAACATCATCCACTCCTCGATGGTGTTCGCATCTTGCCTGAAACTGACCAAGGCCGATCGCTCGATCGCCGCGGTGCCGCTCGCGCATGTCACCGGCGCGGTCGCCAATATCACCACCATGGCGCGCTGCGCCGGTGCGCTGATCATCATGCCGGAGTTCAAGGCGTCGGAGTATCTGAAGGTCGCGGCGCGCGAGCGCGTCAGCTACACGGTGATGGTGCCGGCGATGTACAATCTCTGCCTGATGCAGCCGGATTTCGACAGCTACGATCTGTCGAGCTGGCGCATCGGCGGATTCGGCGGCGCGCCGATGCCGGTTGCGACCATCGAAAAACTCGACGCCAAGATTCCCGGGCTCAAGCTCGCGAACTGCTACGGCGCGACCGAGACCACGTCGCCCTCGACCTTGATGCCGGGTGAATTGACCGCCACCCATATCGACAGCGTCGGCCTGCCGTGTCCCGGCGCGGAGATCGTCGTGATGGGCACCGATGGCGGCGAGGTGCCGCGCGGCGCAATCGGCGAACTCTGGATCCGCAGCGCCTCTGTCATCAAGGGCTACTGGAACAATCCGAAGGCGACCGCCGAGAGTTTCACCGCCGGCTTCTGGCATTCCGGCGATCTCGGCTCGGTCGATGCCGACAACTTCGTCCGCGTGTTCGACCGCCAGAAGGACATGATCAACCGCGGCGGCCTGAAGATCTATTCCGCCGAGGTCGAGTCCGTGCTTTCAGGCCATCCGGCCGTCGTCGAGAGCGCGATCATCGCAAAACCGTGCCCGGTGCTCGGCGAGCGCGTCCACGCCGTGATCGTGACCCGCAGCGAGGTCAATGCAGAGAGCCTGCGCGCCTGGTGCGCCGAGCGGCTCTCCGACTACAAGGTGCCGGAGACGATGGCGCTGACATCAGAGCCGCTGCCGCGCAACGCCAACGGCAAGGTGATCAAGCGCCAGCTCAGGGAGAGCCTCTCGGCGTCCTAG
- the panB gene encoding 3-methyl-2-oxobutanoate hydroxymethyltransferase → MSVQSAIKRKTAPDLRARKNGEPIVMLTSYHAHTAALVDRHCDAILVGDSLGNVMHGFETTVPVTLDMMILQGRAVMRGSQAALVVVDMPFGSYEGSKEQAFQSAVRIMKETLCGAVKLEGGARMAETVAFLSERGIPVMGHIGLTPQSINTLGSFRAQGREEETWAPIENDARAIAEAGAFSIVVEAVAEPLARKITQSIDVPTIGIGASAACDGQVLVLEDMLGLSPRAPKFVRRYGNLGPMIEEAIAGYARDVKSRAFPGPEHVYGMKKS, encoded by the coding sequence ATGTCTGTTCAATCCGCCATCAAGCGCAAGACCGCGCCGGATCTGCGCGCCCGCAAGAATGGCGAGCCGATCGTGATGCTGACGTCGTACCACGCGCACACCGCGGCGCTGGTCGACCGCCACTGCGACGCCATCCTGGTCGGCGATTCCCTCGGCAACGTGATGCACGGCTTCGAGACCACGGTGCCGGTTACCCTCGACATGATGATCCTGCAGGGCCGCGCCGTGATGCGCGGCTCGCAAGCCGCGCTGGTCGTGGTCGACATGCCGTTCGGCTCCTACGAGGGCTCGAAGGAGCAGGCGTTCCAGTCCGCGGTGCGGATCATGAAGGAGACGCTGTGCGGCGCGGTCAAGCTCGAGGGCGGCGCGCGGATGGCGGAGACGGTGGCGTTCCTGTCCGAGCGCGGCATTCCCGTGATGGGCCATATCGGCCTGACGCCGCAATCGATCAACACGCTTGGCTCGTTCCGCGCGCAGGGCCGCGAGGAGGAGACCTGGGCGCCGATCGAGAACGACGCCAGGGCGATCGCGGAAGCGGGCGCCTTCTCGATCGTGGTCGAGGCCGTCGCCGAGCCGCTGGCGCGCAAGATCACGCAATCGATCGATGTTCCCACCATCGGCATCGGCGCCAGCGCTGCCTGCGACGGCCAGGTGCTGGTGCTGGAGGACATGCTCGGCCTGTCGCCGCGCGCGCCGAAATTCGTGCGCCGCTACGGCAACCTTGGCCCGATGATCGAGGAGGCGATCGCGGGCTATGCGCGCGACGTAAAGAGCCGCGCCTTTCCGGGCCCGGAGCACGTCTACGGCATGAAGAAGAGTTGA